A portion of the Pseudomonadota bacterium genome contains these proteins:
- the lexA gene encoding transcriptional repressor LexA, whose protein sequence is MLTPKQYELLMFIHERLRESGVPPSFDEMKDALDLKSKSGIHRLITALEERGFIRRLPNRARAMEVIRLPELHNPSIGGRTRGFTPSVIQGSGGQASEKPAVAKDVQGGESVSIPVMGRIAAGTPISAIQNHSHSVSIPAELIAGGEHFALEVRGDSMIEAGIFDGDTVLIRRSDNADNGEIVVALVDEEEATLKRLRKRGASVALEAANPSYETRIFGPDRVKIQGKLVALFRRY, encoded by the coding sequence ATGCTGACGCCAAAGCAATACGAATTGCTCATGTTCATTCATGAGCGCCTTCGCGAAAGCGGTGTTCCACCATCTTTCGACGAGATGAAAGACGCTTTGGACCTTAAGTCAAAGTCGGGCATTCACCGATTGATCACGGCGCTGGAGGAACGTGGCTTTATCCGTCGCTTGCCAAACCGTGCGCGCGCAATGGAAGTCATTCGGTTGCCTGAATTGCACAATCCCAGCATCGGTGGGCGCACGCGCGGGTTCACGCCGAGCGTTATTCAGGGTTCTGGCGGTCAGGCCTCCGAAAAGCCAGCCGTCGCCAAGGATGTTCAAGGTGGCGAAAGCGTGTCGATTCCGGTTATGGGCCGGATCGCGGCTGGTACGCCGATATCAGCAATCCAGAACCATAGCCATTCGGTTTCGATTCCTGCGGAACTCATAGCGGGCGGCGAGCATTTTGCCCTTGAAGTGCGGGGCGATTCGATGATCGAGGCTGGTATTTTCGACGGCGATACCGTGTTGATTAGACGCTCTGACAATGCCGACAATGGCGAGATCGTAGTGGCGTTGGTCGACGAGGAAGAGGCAACTCTCAAGAGGTTGCGCAAACGTGGGGCGTCGGTCGCGCTTGAGGCAGCTAACCCGAGCTATGAGACCCGGATATTCGGTCCAGATCGCGTCAAGATTCAGGGTAAGTTGGTGGCGCTGTTCCGCCGATATTAG